TTCCCAGGGGTGCACGACCGACGCGAGGCCGCCCCCGCCCAGGTCCCGGCGGTGCAGCAGATAGCGGTGCCAGGCGGCGAGCGCCGGGTAGGCGCGGGCGAGGAAGCCGCGCGACCGGGACAGCCCGGGGTCGGCCTGGTGCACCAGCCAGACGGCCAGCGCGTGCACCGGTGGCTGCACGATGCCGGACGTCTGTACGGTGCGCGGGGCGCCCGCAGCGCGCCCCGCGGTCGAGGAGCGCCAGAAGTCGGGGCTCGGAAAGTACGCGTCGAGCGGGACGGAAGGGTTGAAGACGATGTGCGGGATCCGCCCGTCGCCCCACTGGGCGGAGAGCAACGTCTCCAGCTCCGTCTGCGCGCGGAGGGGCGACAGATGACGCAGGCCGATCGCGATGAACGCGGAGTCCCAGGACCACTGGTGCGGATACAGGCCGCGCGAGGGCACCGTCGAGGTGCCGGTCCAGTTGCCCTCCAGCACCTCGGCCGCCCTGACGTGCAGGGCACGCTGGGCATGTGTCGTAACGTCCGCTTCGTATACGAAGGGGTGCCCCGTGGTGCGGGCACGGGAGGTCAGCTGGGCAGTGCGATCCACTCGGGGCTCCCCGAAGACGTTCGGCCCGACCTGTTCGGTCGTGCCACCGTAGAGTTACGTCTATTTAACACGCATAACTCAATATGTAATGCAAGCTTGAGAAACACAAGGGGGTGCGCATGAGTGGTCGCGCTCAGGCGAGCGCCGGCGATCTGCTCGAACTGGTACGCAGCGGACGCGCCACGACTCGCGGTGCCCTGCAACAGGTGACGGGTCTCTCACGCGCGACGGTCGGCCACCGGCTGGACCGGCTGTTCCGCGCGGGCTGGCTGCGCGAGGGCGCCTCGGGCCCGGTCGACTCGCCGCTCGGCGGCCGTCCGTCGATCACCCTGGAGTTCGACGACGCCCACGCCGTCGTCCTCGCCGCCGACCTCGACACCCGTCACGCCCGCGCCGCCGTTCTCACCCTCACGGGTGAACTTCTCGCGGAGCACTCGGGCACGCTGGCGGTCGACGACGGCCCGGAGGTCGTACTCGGCGAACTCGGCCGCTGGTTCGCGGAGCTCCTGACGAAGGCCGGCCACCGCCCGTCCGAGGTCTGCGGCATCGGCCTCGCGGTACCGGGCCCGGTCGACACGGACACCGGCCGCGTCGTCCAGCCGCCGATCATGCCCGGCTGGGACGGCTACGACATAAGGGCCCGCCTGGCCCGCGCCTTCGCCGAACACACGGGCGAGCCGACCGCGGTGAGGGTCCCGGTGCTGGTCGACAACGACGCCAACCTCATGGCGTACGGCGAGCAGCGCACCGGCTACCCCGACTGCTCGGCCTTCGTCCTGGTGAAGGTCTCGACGGGCATCGGCGCGGGCGTGGTGGTCGGCGGTTCGGTGTTCCGGGGCATCGACGGCGGCGCCGGGGACATCGGGCACATCCGCGTCCCGCAGGGCGCCGAGGCGCTGTGCCGGTGCGGGTCGTACGGCTGCCTGGCGGCCATCGCGAGCGGTGGCGCCGTCGCCCGCCGCCTCGCCGAGACCGGGGTGCCGGCGGCGTCCGGCTCGGACGTACGGGACCTGCTCGCGGCCGGGCACCCGGGGGCGCTCGCGCTCGCGCGGGAGGCGGGCCGGAGCGTGGGGGACGTACTGGCGACGGTGGTGACGCTGCTCAACCCCGGCGTGCTGATGATCGCGGGCGACCTGGCCGGCACGCCGTTCCTGACGGGCGTACGGGAGCTGCTGTACCAGCGGGCGCTGCCGCGCTCGACCGCTCATCTGGACGTGGTGACGTCGAGGCTGGGGGAGCGGGCGGGGCTGGTGGGGGCCGGGGCGATGGTCGTGGAGCACCTCTACGCGCCGGAGCGGGTGGAGGAGCGGCTGACGGCGCTCGGAGTGTGAACCGGTGCGAGCCCGTGCGAGCCGGTGCGAGTGGGCGTGAGCCGGTGGGGGGCGGCGGGGGCCTGTGACAGGGGTGTTTCCCTTTCGGGTCGGTGTCCGCATGGTGAAATCCCGGCGACCGGGAGTGCGTGATTCTCGCCACCCCTGATAGGGGTTGCGCTCAGATGAGCGGATCATGAGCGACTGCACTTCTCAAAGGGTGGCACTGAGTGCCACCCTTTGATCGTTCATCGATGGAACTCAGGCGTGCCGTAGACCGCTCACCTGAGCGACAAAATGCGCATGAGGCGATGAGTGTCTTCAAGAAGTGAAAACATACCGCTCCCGCTGCTTGCCAAGCTTTGACTTTGGATCTGCTGGCTGACTGCTGGTTACAGGCACATGACGCACAAGTGGACGTACCCAGATGCCTTCGATCTGGGTATGTTCCTGGCCGTCAGGGCAGCCACCGCGTCCTCAAGGAGTTGGGACCCGTGTCGGAAAACAAAGATCCCCACGTAGCTCAGCCGGGCAACAGCGTTGAGGACGTGAAGTTCGTTTACGACTTCACCGAGGGCAACAAGGACCTCAAGGACCTTC
The DNA window shown above is from Streptomyces sp. NBC_01451 and carries:
- a CDS encoding ROK family protein, with amino-acid sequence MSGRAQASAGDLLELVRSGRATTRGALQQVTGLSRATVGHRLDRLFRAGWLREGASGPVDSPLGGRPSITLEFDDAHAVVLAADLDTRHARAAVLTLTGELLAEHSGTLAVDDGPEVVLGELGRWFAELLTKAGHRPSEVCGIGLAVPGPVDTDTGRVVQPPIMPGWDGYDIRARLARAFAEHTGEPTAVRVPVLVDNDANLMAYGEQRTGYPDCSAFVLVKVSTGIGAGVVVGGSVFRGIDGGAGDIGHIRVPQGAEALCRCGSYGCLAAIASGGAVARRLAETGVPAASGSDVRDLLAAGHPGALALAREAGRSVGDVLATVVTLLNPGVLMIAGDLAGTPFLTGVRELLYQRALPRSTAHLDVVTSRLGERAGLVGAGAMVVEHLYAPERVEERLTALGV